The following is a genomic window from Tripterygium wilfordii isolate XIE 37 chromosome 19, ASM1340144v1, whole genome shotgun sequence.
AAGGAAGAACCGTTTGAAGGTGTATGAAGGCTTGTATTGCATGTCCACACGAAATTTTAAGAAGGCAGCAAATCTTTTTCTGGATTCAATTTCAACTTTCACAACTTATGAGATTTTTCCTTATGACACCTTCATATTCTACACCGTTCTTACAAGCATCATATCATTAGATAGGGTTTCTCTAAAGCAAAAGGTATTTGAATCTATCCACGCCTTTTATTGTTTAACTTTCAATTCACTCTCATTGTTATTCACTTTAAACTACTATGACAGGTGGTGGATGCGCCAGAGATCTTGACGGTGATTGGGAAAATCCCATATCTGTCTGAGTTCTTGAACTCACTATATGATTGTCGGTACAAATCATTTTTCTCAGCATTTGGTGAGTTGATAATCATCACCATGACCTCTACTGTTAAATTGAATATACTCAAATTTTAGCCTCATCCATCTGTTTGATATTATTGATGCTGCCTTAGTTGAGAACTTTCGATCGTCGTTGCTTATGTTTCAGATTTGATGGAAATGAATCTGATTTACTGAGTTTTATATCGCTGTCTGAATCCATTTACCTCTGTTTCTCTTTGGGTTCTATTTTCAGCTGGCTTGACAGAGCATATAAAATTGGATCGCTATTTACACCCGCACTTCCGGTATTACATGAGGGAAATCAGAACTGTTGTTTATTCTCAGTTTTTGGAATCCTATAAGAGTGTTACCATTGAAGCAATGGCGAATGCTTTTGGGGTAACAGTGGAATTCATTGATCTGTAAGTGGTTAAATTAAGTTTGTTCTCACATTTGGTTTATgcttccaaaattttttttgtggaggaaaataaacaaaatgaaaactGGACGAGGAagataaacaaaatgaaaactGGACCCGATTTTGTTGTTGGTTGGTGTTGTCTGTATTTTGAATTTTCACTGACTGATGCTAATGAACCATTATATGCTTCCAGGGAGCTATCACGATTTATTGCAGCGGGGAAGCTTCACTGTAAGATTGATAAGGTTGCTGGTGTTCTGGAAACTAACCGCCCTGATGCAAAGAACGCTCTTTACCAGGCAACCATCAAACAAGGTGACTTCTTGTTAAATCGCATCCAGAAGCTGTCTCGTGTGATTGATCTATGAAGTGATTGACATAGAGTTTGAGGACTGATTCGAGAAGCTTGCAATTTTGCAACtaagacaaaattgagcatttgaACTTATTGTATTCTTTCCTTTTGATGAATCTGATGCCAATCAAGTTGTACCTTTGTTCTTTGTTCTTTCAAATTTACAAAGATTCAAGCATGGTTATTTTGACTGCATTTTTGTTTAGTCGCCATGGTTTTCTGTGGTgagtattttaaatattttattcccAGCATTTTCTTCCTACTTTGTCGCCATGGTTTCCAATTATTTGTGGCCtggtgcataattttttttttgataagccagCCTAGTGCATTAAACTTAGCCAATTCAATGTGCACTCAGGCATGAATTGTTGAGAAAGGCTTGTTAGAGATGGGTTACGTTACTGCATTCCATGGTGTAGTAGCAAGAGTTGGGACTGGCTTGGCATCTAGACGAGCCCAATTCATCTGACTCACCTTGGGATGTTATAAGGGGGAAGGCATCTAGACTTTAgaccttttgtcttttttttttggagggaTTTAGACCTTTTTAATCCTTGCACTTGTAGTGACTACATTTAGATAGTAATTGGACTGCTTTGGTCCCAGGAATAACCAGTTGAGCAGTAAAAGCACAATTAGTGGACAACTGCATTGCTGTCTCATTTGGGTACTGGCTTGGGACAGCAGGACGTGAggattttgtgttcttttataTAGGTAAACAATTCTCGCACACAAGTCTCTCACAGTGGATGGGAACGAGGACAAATATGATGGGAACGAGGACAAATATGATGTATGCAGATCTTATCTCACATAATTAATATGTGGCGAAAGCGTTTCCCGAAATCGAACATGTGACTTCTAAGTTGCACTCCTGCAACTCTATTATTGGATCACATGTTCACTTTTATATATGTAAATGAAAATCACAAGTCAAACAAGATACTTCccttattagtcatctaataatTCCTCAAACTGCAAATGAGCCTAAGATAAAGGAGCTTGGAAgagaactcaaaaaaaaaaaaaaaacatgctcGGTACAATTACCGACTTCAGTTCACTCCCTCAGCCACGGTGCTTGAGCTGGTGTCCACTCACATATTTCACCTTCTCCAAACCAAAGAGCTGTGGAATCACGGTAATAACGCACATTAAACACCGATCATATTCAAATTtcctatatattttatttatcaatgTCGAGCAAAGGTACAGACTTTGTATCTGTGCAAGAAGTCTGTACCTTTGCTTGACATTGTTTTCACATTATTAAGCACCTGCACTTGTCCTTGGAGAAAAATATGAATAATGAGACAATTAAATCTAGATTGCCAAATGTGCATCAGAGTATAGATTAACTGCCCTAAATGCTCCAAGTGAATTATGAATACTAACTCACTAGGTAGGATAAGAATGTTTAATGAATATTTGTTGCTTGCAAGATTGTCATAGTTTTTATGTGGAGTCAAAAGGACACTGTTACCTTGTTACAAAAAGCTTGAGAGTTCATTTATCAAATGCTCAAATCCCCAACTAATCTAAACTTTAATAAGCAAATGAAAACTTAGGCATACAGTATGCATCATGCAAATAAAGGGAGACCAAAGAAGAAGTGACAAATCCAATGCAAGAACTttccaaatataaaaataataagagGCCATTTCAAGCTTGTCTTGATTTTTCCATATCATTTATCGGATATGGAATtgtgaaattattttatatCATAAGGACCACTTATAGACTTGTCATAGATCTTAGTCCATTAACTAACTGACTAATTGGATGGCTACTTCCGGCGTAAAGCATGTAAGAATAAGCATAAAACTTTCAGTTACATCGCGCATTAGTTTTGCTGAATACTGAATTAATTAAAAGCTCAAACAACACTATTAGAAAACCTTTCGTAGCCAACACGTGTGAGGGTAAAGAGGCATTACCGATTTCACGCTTTCCATTCTCAGGGCTATCACTCCCATGAACCACATTCCTGCAATAACATTCGTATAATGGAACCTCGTTTCTTATCAAATTCTTTGCCAAcgagaaattaagaaattattTTGCAGCCACTTGTGATAATATAAACATTCAGTCAAACCCAAAAGGCTCAAAAGAGCCTAACCTTCCAGTTTGAACGGCAAGATCCCCTCTTATTGTGCCTGGTTCAGCTTGAAGAGGATTTGTAGATCCTATCAACTTGCGAGCTGATGCCACAACACCAATGCCTTCCCAAGCCTTATTAACATAACATTGCGATCAGTTCTTTAGGAACAGTTGAAAAGTGAACTAGAGAAGTAAGATTTGAAGGTCGAATAATACCATACACACGACTGGGCCTGAAGTGATGTAGTCAATCAATTTAGGATAAAATGACTTGGCTTTGAGATCTATATAATGCTCCTGTTACCATAGCATGAAATCAGTTATGCatctaaatattataaaataaatgcGACTAATCATCAGTCCATTCAAACAGTAATCGATACTAATGATGCACTCGGTGGCAGGGTATTCATGCTATTCAGTTCTCGTCAGTCAAAGAGAGCAACAAGCTCCGGCTCTTTCATCACTACATCGCAAGCACAATATTATAAAACACTTGCTTACCTAACATGTAAATTGCATAACAATATATATAGTGACTGAGAGCAACAAACAAACCTCTGCCAAATCTTGAGGGCATTGAAAGAGCTTcaagccaatcaatttaaatcCCTTCTTCTCAAACCTCGAGATAATTTCTCCTACCTAAAATGAATCCAAACAAATTAACATTGAACACTAAGATGATAATTGAATGCTATTTCAACCAGTGCACCAATTAGCTTCTAACAATAGAGCTGGTAATGAGCCACTTTGTATGCTATTACGTTTCCTCTCAAAACAAAACAACGATTCCAGGGCATAAAACCATTAAAGAACAGAGCTTACAAGGCCACGCTGCACACCATCAGGCTTCACCATTATATACGTCTCTTCGACTTGTTCCTGAAGACACCACATAAATTCAGTAAACCATTGCTTCAAATGTGGTTTCCCCCAAATTTCAACAGATGAATTCAAtcgaaaaaaatacaaaagttcAAAAGTAAATCAATTGCGGAACATGATAAGAAACGAAGAGGGAGAGGGAGCGAACCATGGAAGCAACCAGGTGAGGAAGGAAGATATGGCGTTTGGCGGACTTGCGGCGGAGAGGACATGGTTGGGAATACGAGAAAAGATGGGACGACGAAGAGAGTGCTGATAAGCTGGTAATGCGCAGTTTAAGAGTGCTGTTGTAAGAGGAGGAGCAGGATAAGAACCGACTTCTCTCCGTTGAAGAGCGAACAGTGGACGACGCTGAAACAAGAGACGGACTCGCTCCTCCAAACACGCCTACCgcttccatctctctctctcgctcgcaCGCTCGCTCGCTCGCTCTCTACCCGTCCCCTCTCCTCAGGTCAGTAAAACTTGTCTGTTTCATTGAAGTTACTCAAATACCCCTTCAATGTTTCTGCTGCATTGATTccgttttgtttgtttgcattGGCATCGCTCctctttttaattaattttttttcggTTTCTAGGGTTTCTTATTCATACATCAGCCCCCACTGTAAATGAAATCACTGGTTATTTTCAATTTGAATAGGGGGGCTGAGCAAGTTAGGTTTGGGAAAGATCTCGTCCTTGATCGCGTGCGGATTTACAGGTGATGAATCTCATCCTAATTCCTTTCATAAATGGAGTTGATGTTCTTTAGTACTCTGAAATATGGATTTCCACGGGTAACGAGGAGAAGTGCCCGGTTGATATCAAAGGGACATCTTGGTTGGTCTTACCTAGGTACTCTCTTCTCAGGTACCGCGCCTCATGTGAGCATCGTGCATTCTCCTCTGTTGAAGTCCTCGACTCTACCTTAGTTGCTCggtaattttcatttttgattATAGGGTTTCTTGTTCTGGTCATAGAATTGGTGATGATCGATCATACATCACCCACATATGATGTTCGAGCATACATCACCCACACTGTATACGAAATCACGGGTTACTTTTTAATTTGAATAAGGGTGAGCAAATTAATTATTGGGAGAGTTCTAATTTTGAGAGGAGAAGATCTCCTCCTTGATCTTAGACGGATTTATAGGGAACGAATCGTATCTTGATTCCCTTCCTAAATGGAGTTCCTCTTCAGTACTTTGAAATTTGGATTCCCATGGTTTACCGAGGAGAAGTGCTCGGTTGGTACCGAAGAGACATCTTGCTCTTACCACGCATCGTGTGGCTTGTCTGGTACAATATCATCAGTTGGAGTTCTCAACACTACCTGGATCGGTGACCGAGAAAACTTCTCGATTGACCATTTACTTGATATTATTTTGTGCCATGTGTCAAGATTATAATGGAAGGTGATTTCggtatcatcaaaatcaaaatcaatagtTAATTCGAATACGGGTGAGCAAGTTACATTGTGAAATTTTGGGTGAATAAAGAATCAAGGAATGTTTAtatttacaatttgaaacacagAGCCACATTAGCTGTACAATTTCTTTATTTCAACCAGTTCAATCACCTGAACAGTTGATGTTCAAACTGAAAAACAAACCATTAATGCCGGGAAATTGCCGTTTGCTGCCTCATATGAGCAGACTGGTACAGCAAACCTGAAGATCACTTCAGATACATAATTATTCATCACTCACACACAGAGAGAGCCAACCAGTTTTCCTCAAACCAGGCTCAATTTATtgaattgaaagttgaaactgcaAATTTGAATGCTGAAAAGCTAGCATTTCCAGCATGAGATTGCGATAATCGGCTTCGATTTCCATCCCAGAACCAAGCAACCTTTCTCTTCCACAACAGTGTACCCTTCACAGACATTGTTCTTCCCAAGCCACTCTTTGGCCCGAGCCACCATCTTAATCGGTGCAACCTGAAACCCGGCACGGCTCATCCTCCTGCGCCACTGATCCACCCTCTCATGCCTCTCAACTCTACCCGGGCCTTCGCAGCTCACAATGTTCTTGATCTCTTCTGCAAAGTAAAATTGCTCCATCTTAGCTCTCCTTGTGTCATATTTTGGCAGCATTGCATCAAGAGAATCAAAGATTGCAGCGTAATAGTGCAATGCTTCCATGAACCTCCCAAGGAAAAATGGTCCATTATGGCTTGAATCCTGCTCAACTAGAACCAGGGTTTTGGGTGAAAGCTCATGAATGATCTGCAAAACAGAATTTAAAGCTCCTCTGCTTTCCTTAACAACCCGGTGAAGTTGAAGAATACTATTGACAACAAGTACCTCACCATCAAACGTTTTGACATCTTCAGGCCTAAGATTTTCAAGGTCGCTTTTCACCGCGGAGAACTCCAAAGTTAATCCCAAATCTTTGGCATATTCCTCCAACTCATCtccgatgctttggaatttttcaacgaATAGTCCAACGGCGGTGATCCTTAGGCGTTTAAGTGGTTGGCCAGGACGGTCAGTGAGGCTGCGAATCAGCTGCCGCCACTGG
Proteins encoded in this region:
- the LOC119986114 gene encoding 26S proteasome non-ATPase regulatory subunit 6 homolog, which translates into the protein MEGQEGTQQPHLVLAHKRFLLKHPDVQDIEKVRLKEDVLATVKADDMVPLYETLVAEGLLEKDQGLLDSMRARNEEEAKKLEEKILDAEENLGESEVREAHLAKSLFYIKIGDKEKALEQLKITETKTVAVGQKMDLVFYTLQLGFFYMDFDLISKSIEKAKNLFEEGGDWERKNRLKVYEGLYCMSTRNFKKAANLFLDSISTFTTYEIFPYDTFIFYTVLTSIISLDRVSLKQKVVDAPEILTVIGKIPYLSEFLNSLYDCRYKSFFSAFAGLTEHIKLDRYLHPHFRYYMREIRTVVYSQFLESYKSVTIEAMANAFGVTVEFIDLELSRFIAAGKLHCKIDKVAGVLETNRPDAKNALYQATIKQGDFLLNRIQKLSRVIDL
- the LOC119986115 gene encoding nucleoside diphosphate kinase 2, chloroplastic translates to MEAVGVFGGASPSLVSASSTVRSSTERSRFLSCSSSYNSTLKLRITSLSALSSSSHLFSYSQPCPLRRKSAKRHIFLPHLVASMEQVEETYIMVKPDGVQRGLVGEIISRFEKKGFKLIGLKLFQCPQDLAEEHYIDLKAKSFYPKLIDYITSGPVVCMAWEGIGVVASARKLIGSTNPLQAEPGTIRGDLAVQTGRNVVHGSDSPENGKREIALWFGEGEICEWTPAQAPWLRE